The nucleotide window AGCCTGCGATCTCCTTGTAGTTTTTTGGACAGTTCCACTATACCACATTCTAGCCTTGTGAACTTCTTCAGGCCATGTAATGATCAGCAGAATGTCATTTGACGACTGCACTTTGCCTTCCCCCACAATTTGGTATTTCGACTTTTCCACAAACTCCAGATAATCATGAGTAGTTTTGCGAAAATGTCAACTTTGAGATTAAGAGACTACTCTAGCATCCACTCTCTAGGTTTGGCAGAATAGTGTGTTTCAAAGAAAAATGTTGACCTAAAAGTAACTGAAGGGCAACTTGACActtcgaagaaaaaaaaaattaaaaactaatttcattttacctctcTAATTTTTACACGTTAAATTAGTTGTGGCtatgcacttttaatttcatcacatgtACCCTAGTGCTCTCCAATTTAATCAATTATATCCAATCATTAGTTTTTTTGTCAAGTATGttgtaaattgaaaatgtaGGTCTAATGGACTCTCATGTATGATGATGATTTACTAATGTGGCATGTAAAATTATATTGTATGTGACTACAATTTCAAGATACATCACACATAGTTGGCAAGAAAGCCAAGGGTTAGACatgattgattgaaattggtaagTACATGGGCAcctgtgatgaaattaaaagtgcaagGGCATAAATAATTTAGGGTCTCAAGATTAGGGTGGTAAAATgaaatttgtccaaaaaaaaatgtgttgtagTTTCCACCTTTTGATTGCACATGAGACATCCAACGTCTCCTACATGACCATTTCGGAGAAGTTGCTCCCTTATAGGTAATAGGTTGTTGCATGCCCTCCATACCCATGTGGACCTTGCCAGGAACATGAGCTTTCAAAAGACGCTTCCACAGTTCCTTAAAAGGATCACCGGATGAGGATGAAGCTAAGACATTGCCCAACACTTGTTGACGAGCTATCCAGTAGGCACTCTTCACGGTGAATGTTCCTTTCTTCTCAGGGCTCCAACTCAAACGGTCTTCCATGGTCTGTTGACTCAAGGGGATACATAGAACTTGTTGACACTAGATCTGCGACCACTTCAAAAGCAATATCTTGTGGTCTCTGAATCATGTACCTTGGGCGATTGGGTACCCATTGGTGCTTCCAAATGTTTACTCGAGTCCCATCACCAATCCTCCATGTAGCACCTGCTTTGAGAAGTGGTCTGCTTTCAAGAATACTCCTCCATGAATATGATGGCGCGTCCCCCAATTCAGCTTCCCAAAACAAACCGTTAGGAAAGTACCGATcgagctttgttttttttttttttttgaaaaagggcGGTGCGGCAGCCCTCAAGTCTTGATAGCCTTTATTAAAGAAattgtcgaatacaagggggggggggggcgagaCAATGAgtctaaacccctgattacaataagtagaacatcctgaaatactatCCTGAGTTTCTACTAAACGCTTATACTCAacaaagcaccaactagcaaagagcgctctactaACTTGATCTGCAACCCGATTACAGCAAAGCATAACTACCATACACACAGCTTTCCCGATCGAGCTTTGTAAACTTGAGCAATTAAAGACCCAGTTTGGTAAGAAGCCTCCAGCCTTTTTATATTAGCTGTTTCACGCTGCTAAATATTTGCAAAAGTATTCATATGATTCAGGCAGTTCAGCTTTATTACATATAGGAACTAATGGATCAGTAGGCAAATTCTGGGTCTAGATTATAATTGTTTCAAACAAATATgttatattacttttttattAAAACTTTGATATATTAGCCATTCAAGAATGTTTGCATTCTGCTATATGTTGACAATTATAATGCTTATTTATTGATAGCTTAACTTGCTATGCTTCGCTACATCTTTTAACCCACATGAATCAAAGGTCATTACAAATGAAGTGCACTAGTCCTTTTTCTATTTATTCTAGTTCGGCTTGTGGTTCATGTGGCATACCAttaattgaattttattctcTCAACTTTTGCCATGAATATTTTAGAACCAGTACTGACGTGTAACTTTTGCCTTGAATATTTTAGAACCAGTACTGGGTTTGCAGTTACTGCTGCTTACTCTGTGTGTgttatttacttagttatcgtGTTTGTGTGCGTAATTTGACCTTAATTGGTTAGTTCTATTGTAAATCTCATGAAATAAAAGGTACGATGATTCAATGGGCTGAACATGCATAcgtatttatttgtttcttttctggttttgtAGGCCGGTTTAACTGTGTGTGTTACCGACTTAACTTACCTGAGATAGCATGCATCCTTTCTCGAAGCACATCGTCTTTTGTGAACCAAGAGAGACTTCTTACTAAACATGGTCTTTTGTGAAGAGTTTGAGCAAACGTGTTATCCCATGTTATCCCATTTACTAGCTTTACTATATGCTTTTCATTAATTATGACGCTAAATAACGAGGTTGAACCAATGAACCATATGCTTTCTTGTACATTATGAAGCAAAAACGACAAACACAAAAGGATGATCATAAACATCAACAAGCTAGCGTGATTGATAACCCATTAATTGAATTTCTTTTGCCACGTTTTTGTAGCAGGAGGCACACTGATCCCTTGTCGGCCTTATAATTCCGGTGGACATGTtagaataataaaaaatttacataaccacgtggtgtggtgtgttagTCGAGCTGCCTAGTCTGGAATCTCCAGGTCTAGAgttcgaatcccagctccatcccgtggccagcagatttgagggacctaggttagttaaaacacccaatggttcatgcgtctgcggtgcagtgattagtctggctatgttgggatacactgcatgggtgtgtgttggttctattgacgtcttccactcaaaaaaaaaaaaaaaaatttacatacGGCAGCCGCACCATCTTACATACGGCTGCCCAATAACAACTGCTAAGGGTCTAATTGGTCAGACCATACCATGTGTTCCTTACGTCTACCGTACGCAAGACGTTAAGTCGGTGTCGGTGGTGTTCACTGACTCAAAACGTTGTACTGCTCATGATATGGGCAgttttaattagttaattaattgatAAGCAAAAGGACTGACCTTTTCTACCTGCTGAATGGGTTCAAAAGCATGCATGGTAATCTTACATAAACAAATGGTAGGTATATTTTGGAGATATAAAGACAACTATACAACGATCAATaggggcatatatatatatatatatatatatatatatatatatatatatatattagtaattctcctattatttttttattcagaaaataaaaaagaaaagagttggttattgcagagaaaagaaaatgagagagaaaaaagtgggttgtggatattttttcttaattttttttaataaaaatacattttgtaaatgtcgTAATTattcttgtgatttaattaattctcatagtttattaatcttctaaggtcaattctgtcaaaattttaaattttggctaacaaagcctcttctcttaataatagtatagatatgtaTCATATCCAGAGCAGAtgtccgctttgaaattacggAGTGAACTTCGActttttggtcacttttaggtcgcatatccacatctcgaccgttccgtttttaggtactagtgtatagattatctttgcaaattttcagccaaattgatgatcgttaaggtatctaactcgcttaaaccaatcgacgaactgaatctgtccaacctaaaccgtactagctttaaggcagttatcaatgccttaacgatcatcaatttggttgaaaatttgcagagatgatctatacactagtacctaaaaactgaacggtcaagatgtggatatgcgacctaaaagtgaccaaaaactcgaagttcactccataatttcaaagcggaactccgttctggataggatctgtgtgtgtGACCAAACCTTCAAAGCCAAAGCCAAGTAGCCAACCCATGTACGTGGTCGCCTCACTATATAATGGAAGCAACCGACGCTCGTTAATAGGCAATCAAATCTGATCCTTTCGTAACTATACCAGTAGGTACCATGGCACTACCTCAACCTCCTACTGCTCTTCCCCAATACTTGCAAGAAAGTGAACTCAGCCAAGAAACCAGAGACATGATATCCACTCTACCTAGAGAAAAAGGTTGGGTTGCAAATCATCTCCATCAATACCAAGGCTTTTGGCACTCAAGTAGGCAGATGCAAGGAGTCTTGGCGTGCCAGAAACACTTCCAAGCCCAAGATTCTGATATTCTTCTTGTTACTACTCCCAAATCAGGTACCACTTGGCTCAAGGCAATTTTGTTTTCCCTAGTTAAACGAGGAGAGCACTATCATCCAGACCCTCAACACCACCCTTTGCTCACAAAAAACCCTCATGTTCTTGTTCCCTTCTTGGAGCTCAATCTGTACCTTGAGAAACCGGTGCCTGACCTCATGACCTCCTATGCGCCTCCTCGGCTCTTTTCAACTCACTTACCACTTGTGTCTCTACCGGAATCAGTCAAAGACTCTGCTTGCAAGGTTGTCTATTTGTGTAGAAACCCTAAGGACACATTTGTTTCACTCTGGCACTTCACAAACAGATTGAGACCCGAGGGTAGGGGAACCAATCCACTTGAAGAAGCATTGGAAAAGTTCTGCAGGGGAGTGAGTTTGTATGGACCCTTTTGGGATCATGTGTTGGGGTACTGGAATGAGAGCTTGAAAAGGCCTGAAAGGGTATTTTTCATCAAATATGAGGAAATGAAAGAACGACCCGGTTTTCACTTGAGGAGGCTAGCCGAGTTCTTGGGGTGCCCATTTTTCCCAGAAGAAGAGGCACAGGGAGTGGTGgacaacatcttaaggctgtgTAGTTTTGAGACTCTCAGCAATTTGGATGTGAACAAAAATGGGAAGTTATCGTCCGGCGAGGAGCATAGTGCTTTCTTTCGGCGAGGGGAGGCTGGAGAGTGGAGGAATCTTTTGACAGCTAAGATGGCGGAACAGCTAGACCGTATCACTGAAGAGAAGTTGCAAGGTTCTGGATTAAAATTCTAAGTTTGCTTATGTAAAACACACTTCTTAGATGTTcgtgtctgtgtgtgtgtactCTGACCTTGGTTTGTTCCAATGTCAGTATCTTGAATCTCATGAAATAAAATGTATGAACATATTTTGACCTTGGTTAGTTCCAACGTCAATATTTGAATCTcatgaaataaaaaatattgCCTATTTGTTGTCTAATATTTCTGTATCAAATACGTACATGCATGGAATTTATAAAACAGATTCCAATAGCCACATGCATCTGGCTAGAGCAGTGTCTATCTGCCCAAGGCCCGTGACTTTTTTTATCTGGGGATGGGAAGAACACGAACAAGGCGAATCTCAGTTCTTGGGTTTTTGATATGATCAGGAAGAACACAAATCTCGGTAtttggttttcattttttttttttttttactttcttctGATTGATCACAACTTCAGATGGTTGTTCTGTGtggtgttttttttgttttttttttttgttgaattagACTTGAAACTTATTCGGGTGAGTTGTTGATAGGTTGAATTGGGTTTTTTTTATGTAGTTGATGTTTTAAGACTTTGGCTTCATTTGATGTCAAATTGGAGGTTGTAGATACTCTGAAGGCTGACAACTTTTTTTGACATTCTCATAGGGGTAGATTTGGTTCTCCGTTTGGAACTTTACCTTTTGACTGTGCCATTTGGAttttcaacttctttttcaatttttttaggattctaaaaagtaaatttctGTTCTTTTGTATGCTAGCGTCCTGTTTGGTTGTTGAGATTATTGTGTGGCTGCAATTgagatttttgttgttgttgaggtCTTGACTCTTGAGGAATTAAAACCTTCAATGGTGTTTTGAAGGTAATTTCAAAAGAATCTCTCTTGGCTCTCTTGGCTGCACAGATATGTTATTACgttgtctttgtttttttttttttccttatttagTTATACTGTTATGTGTAAGGGATAACATTGTTACCAGGTCAGTTTTGTTGCTGTTAAGGATTTCCATTTACACTGTAGCTGACCTCAATCAGAACGACCTCAATATTTTGAGTCTTTCTGATTGTAGTTTGATGATGTTAAGTTGTAAATGGTGATTGGTGATCAGTAGTAATTCAATAGTTGAATGACTTTGTATCTCCCATCATTTTCTAAGAAGAGTGAAATCCACGTTTctaattttacaatccacactctatgtttcgttttttaatatcttaagttttttctttttatagtgTAGATTGTAAAATATGTACGTGATATaacatactaaaaaaaaaaaaacatagagtgTCGATTGTAAAATGAGGAGTGTAAATTTCATTCTCCTCTTCTAATGATCACGTTAATAATAGCTGAGTTTCCTGCAATGGCTCTTTCACAGTTCTCAAGATCACAGACTATTCAATTTGCAGAAAACTGTCCTGAATTGACAGTTAGTAGAAGAGCGTAATTCTTAATGCTTAATCACCAAAATCTCCATCCTCATCTCACTAAGAGCACTTGAGAATTGATATGAGACTACCACTGAGGTGAACCCCTTAATTACTATTTGAGTCTGCTTCCAATGTCAGTGTTTGTGTGTGCTTTGAGCTTGGTTTGTTCCCATGTAAATCTCACGAAATAGAAAGTAGGATGATATTCTAGGGACTCCCTatggaacttctctcttttgcAATTCATGTTGTTCTTATCGACATGCATAAATGGCAAGCCGTCCATCAAATTCTTTCTTACAAAAGAGCATGAATCGAACTAATTACGGTTGCCAGAGTTTGCTGCCGTATACTTACTGCATATTCGAACAATCGAACAGATTCACTTTGGAAAAGTTATGCCAGGGCCGTGAGTTTTTAAGGACCCTGTTGGATCATATGTTTTGGGGTTCAAAGCAGTGAATATATGTGTTGGTATATATACATGTAAAGGTGTTACCCATTTCAAATTCTCGCTTCTCTAATTTTTAGTCGGTGTACATCGAAGTACCCCATTTACTAGCTTTACTATATGTTTTCTTATCAATTATTAAGCAAAAAGGACAAACATGAAAAAATATCATAAATAGTTAAACACAACAAGCGTGATTCACGCCACTAACTGAATTTCTTTTGTTACTTTTTGTTGTATGGAAGAGTATTCGATCCTTAGCAGGAGGCACGTTGGGCTT belongs to Rosa chinensis cultivar Old Blush chromosome 4, RchiOBHm-V2, whole genome shotgun sequence and includes:
- the LOC112198169 gene encoding cytosolic sulfotransferase 12, with the protein product MALPQPPTALPQYLQESELSQETRDMISTLPREKGWVANHLHQYQGFWHSSRQMQGVLACQKHFQAQDSDILLVTTPKSGTTWLKAILFSLVKRGEHYHPDPQHHPLLTKNPHVLVPFLELNLYLEKPVPDLMTSYAPPRLFSTHLPLVSLPESVKDSACKVVYLCRNPKDTFVSLWHFTNRLRPEGRGTNPLEEALEKFCRGVSLYGPFWDHVLGYWNESLKRPERVFFIKYEEMKERPGFHLRRLAEFLGCPFFPEEEAQGVVDNILRLCSFETLSNLDVNKNGKLSSGEEHSAFFRRGEAGEWRNLLTAKMAEQLDRITEEKLQGSGLKF